The following are encoded together in the Lathyrus oleraceus cultivar Zhongwan6 chromosome 3, CAAS_Psat_ZW6_1.0, whole genome shotgun sequence genome:
- the LOC127125679 gene encoding uncharacterized protein LOC127125679 isoform X1 — MSEQQSNSNNQLVVQNSGSLSFSSHLSKEDEEMSRSALSTFRAKEEEIEKKKMEVREKVQFQLGRVEEETKRLATIREEFQELEALADPMRKEVSVVRKKIDSVNKELKPLGQSCQKKEKEYKDALEAFNDKNREKVQLITKLMELVGESERLRMKKLEELSKNIDSMQVQ; from the exons ATGAGTGAACAACAGAGTAACAGCAATAACCAGCTGGTAGTGCAGAATTCAGGGAGTTTAAGCTTCAGTAGTCACTTGTCTAAGGAAGATGAAGAGATGTCTAGGTCTGCTCTTTCAACTTTTAGGGCTAAAGAAGAAGAAATCGAGAAGAAGAAAATGGAAGTCAGAGAGAAAGTTCAGTTTCAGCTAGGTCGTGTTGAAGAAGAAACCAAACGTCTCGCTACAATTCGTGAG GAATTTCAGGAGCTTGAAGCACTTGCAGATCCAATGAGAAAAGAAGTTTCAGTTGTTAGAAAGAAAATTGATTCAGTAAACAAAGAATTAAAGCCACTTGGTCAATCTTGCCAGAAGAAG GAGAAAGAATACAAAGATGCCCTTGAAGCTTTTAATGATAAAAACAGGGAAAAAGTACAGTTAATTACAAAATTAATGGAG TTGGTGGGTGAAAGTGAAAGATTGAGGATGAAGAAGCTGGAGGAGCTGAGTAAGAACATAGATTCAATGCAAGTGCAATGA
- the LOC127125679 gene encoding uncharacterized protein LOC127125679 isoform X2 → MSEQQSNSNNQLVVQNSGSLSFSSHLSKEDEEMSRSALSTFRAKEEEIEKKKMEVREKVQFQLGRVEEETKRLATIREELEALADPMRKEVSVVRKKIDSVNKELKPLGQSCQKKEKEYKDALEAFNDKNREKVQLITKLMELVGESERLRMKKLEELSKNIDSMQVQ, encoded by the exons ATGAGTGAACAACAGAGTAACAGCAATAACCAGCTGGTAGTGCAGAATTCAGGGAGTTTAAGCTTCAGTAGTCACTTGTCTAAGGAAGATGAAGAGATGTCTAGGTCTGCTCTTTCAACTTTTAGGGCTAAAGAAGAAGAAATCGAGAAGAAGAAAATGGAAGTCAGAGAGAAAGTTCAGTTTCAGCTAGGTCGTGTTGAAGAAGAAACCAAACGTCTCGCTACAATTCGTGAG GAGCTTGAAGCACTTGCAGATCCAATGAGAAAAGAAGTTTCAGTTGTTAGAAAGAAAATTGATTCAGTAAACAAAGAATTAAAGCCACTTGGTCAATCTTGCCAGAAGAAG GAGAAAGAATACAAAGATGCCCTTGAAGCTTTTAATGATAAAAACAGGGAAAAAGTACAGTTAATTACAAAATTAATGGAG TTGGTGGGTGAAAGTGAAAGATTGAGGATGAAGAAGCTGGAGGAGCTGAGTAAGAACATAGATTCAATGCAAGTGCAATGA